In Rhodovulum sulfidophilum DSM 1374, the following are encoded in one genomic region:
- the fsa gene encoding fructose-6-phosphate aldolase, with protein MKFFVDTADIEAIRELHDLGIVDGVTTNPSLIQKSGRDILEVTKEICDLVEGPVSAEVVATEAAAMIEEGRKLAQIASNIAVKVPLTWDGLKACKTLSGEGHMVNVTLCFSAAQAILAAKAGATFVSPFIGRLDDINLDGLDLIADIRTIYNNYDFRTEILAASIRSVNHISEAAKIGADVVTAPPAVLQSMAAHPLTDKGLAAFMADWQKTGQKIL; from the coding sequence ATGAAATTCTTCGTCGATACCGCCGATATCGAGGCGATCCGCGAACTCCACGACCTCGGGATCGTGGATGGCGTGACCACCAACCCGTCGCTGATCCAGAAATCGGGCCGCGACATCCTCGAGGTCACGAAAGAGATCTGCGATCTGGTCGAGGGCCCGGTCTCGGCCGAGGTGGTGGCGACAGAGGCCGCCGCGATGATCGAGGAAGGCCGCAAGCTGGCGCAGATCGCGTCGAACATCGCGGTCAAGGTGCCGCTGACCTGGGACGGGCTGAAGGCCTGCAAGACGCTTTCCGGCGAAGGGCACATGGTCAATGTCACGCTGTGTTTTTCCGCCGCGCAGGCGATCCTTGCCGCCAAGGCCGGTGCCACCTTCGTCTCGCCCTTCATCGGCCGGCTCGACGACATCAACCTCGACGGTCTGGACCTGATCGCCGATATCCGCACGATCTACAACAACTACGATTTCAGGACCGAGATCCTCGCCGCCTCGATCCGCTCGGTCAACCATATCAGCGAGGCCGCCAAGATCGGTGCCGATGTCGTGACCGCCCCGCCCGCGGTGCTGCAATCCATGGCCGCGCATCCGCTGACCGACAAGGGGCTCGCCGCCTTCATGGCCGACTGGCAAAAAACGGGGCAGAAAATCCTCTGA
- a CDS encoding tyrosine recombinase XerC: MSLALSPALRDALEAWLAEERALDGASEATIRAYATDLRRFLCFLAEYDGEPAGPARLKRVELRDLRAWMAHERGRGLGPRSLARALSAVKGFFRWFGKREGFEPTAVLSVRAPKFTRKLPRPLAEEAAREVIADLGTTPAAPWIAARDAAVATLLYGSGLRISEALGLKGRDAPLPEVLRIRGKGGKERLVPALPVARQAVDAYLDLCPFETTPDAPLFRGARGGALNPRLVARAMEGARTRLGLPASATPHALRHSFATHLLAAGGDLRTIQELLGHASLSTTQAYTAVDTVRLMEIYEAAHPKA, from the coding sequence ATGAGCCTCGCGCTCAGCCCGGCGCTGCGCGATGCGCTCGAGGCCTGGCTGGCCGAAGAGCGCGCGCTGGACGGCGCGTCCGAGGCCACGATCCGGGCCTATGCCACCGATCTGCGCCGGTTTCTGTGCTTTCTCGCCGAATATGACGGCGAGCCCGCCGGTCCGGCCCGGCTGAAGCGGGTCGAGCTGCGCGATCTGCGGGCCTGGATGGCGCATGAGCGCGGCCGCGGGCTCGGGCCGCGTTCGCTGGCGCGGGCGCTGTCCGCGGTGAAGGGCTTCTTCCGCTGGTTCGGCAAGCGCGAGGGCTTCGAGCCGACCGCGGTGCTGTCGGTCCGGGCGCCGAAATTCACCCGCAAGCTGCCCCGCCCGCTGGCCGAGGAGGCCGCCCGCGAGGTGATTGCCGATCTCGGCACGACCCCGGCCGCGCCCTGGATCGCCGCGCGCGACGCGGCGGTCGCGACGCTTCTCTACGGCTCGGGGCTGAGGATTTCCGAGGCGCTGGGGCTGAAGGGCCGCGATGCGCCGCTGCCCGAGGTGCTGAGGATCCGCGGCAAGGGCGGCAAGGAGCGGCTGGTGCCCGCGCTGCCGGTGGCGCGCCAGGCGGTCGACGCCTATCTCGATCTCTGCCCGTTCGAGACCACCCCCGACGCGCCCCTGTTCCGCGGCGCCCGCGGCGGGGCCCTGAACCCGCGCCTGGTGGCCCGGGCGATGGAAGGCGCGCGCACACGGCTGGGGCTGCCCGCCTCGGCCACGCCGCACGCGCTTCGCCACAGCTTTGCCACGCATCTGCTGGCCGCCGGGGGCGATCTCCGGACCATCCAGGAGCTTCTGGGCCATGCCTCGCTGTCGACGACGCAAGCCTATACCGCGGTGGATACCGTGCGGCTGATGGAGATCTACGAAGCCGCCCACCCCAAGGCCTGA
- a CDS encoding primosomal protein N' yields the protein MREVFPEGARVGVLTAQPLGHVLDYLAPEGGCGLGDYVEVPLGPRRVMGVVWGPGEGSFDAAKLRRVGRVLDARPMRDEMRAFLTRAADYTLTPLSLMLRLATRTPGLGEAPGALRVYRRGEGQPDRMTVPRERVLEVLEAFGGLSFTLSELATEAGVSTGVVKGLVPSGAVLEEDQPRDRPYPRLDPARPGKALAGDQAEAAQTLCAGLASGAYGTTLLKGVTGSGKTEVYLEAVAECLRQGRQALVLLPEIALTAEFLTRVEARFGARPAEWHSGVTSVERRRLWRMAGEGGAQLVVGARSALFLPFQDLGLIVVDEEHDSSYKQEEGVLYNARDMAVLRASLCSAQVVLASATPSLESWANADAGKYARLDLSSRFGTATLPEMQAIDMRAEETAPGRWISPALEAAVRARLGASRQSLLFLNRRGYAPLTVCRACGHMIGCEHCDARMVEHRFQRRLVCHQCGESRSIPEACPSCGVEGKLAPVGPGVERLAEEAVALFPEARVAVLSSDLFGSARALKAQIEAIAGGEADIIIGTQLVAKGHNFPLLTLVGVIDADLGLQGSDLRAAERTFQLMRQVAGRAGRGSERGLALLQTYQPEHPVIRAILTGDEEGFWRAEAEERRAAGVPPYGRMAGIILSAPEARPAFDLGTWLARNDGALRRVGAQVFGPAPAPVARIRGRHRVRLLVKAPKGVPLQAAISDWIAPVKLPPNLRLAVDIDPQSFM from the coding sequence ATGAGAGAGGTTTTTCCCGAAGGGGCACGGGTGGGCGTGCTGACGGCGCAGCCGCTGGGCCATGTGCTCGATTATCTGGCGCCCGAGGGCGGCTGCGGGCTGGGCGATTATGTCGAGGTGCCGCTGGGCCCGCGCCGGGTGATGGGCGTGGTCTGGGGGCCGGGCGAGGGCAGCTTCGATGCCGCAAAGCTGCGCCGGGTGGGCCGCGTGCTCGACGCCCGGCCGATGCGGGACGAGATGCGGGCCTTCCTGACCCGGGCCGCCGATTACACGCTGACGCCCTTGTCGCTGATGCTGCGGCTGGCGACCCGGACGCCGGGGCTGGGCGAGGCGCCGGGCGCGCTGCGCGTCTATCGCCGGGGCGAGGGCCAGCCCGATCGGATGACGGTCCCGCGCGAGCGGGTGCTGGAGGTGCTCGAGGCCTTCGGCGGACTGTCCTTCACCCTGTCCGAGCTGGCGACCGAGGCCGGGGTTTCGACCGGGGTGGTCAAGGGGCTGGTGCCCTCGGGCGCGGTGCTGGAAGAGGATCAGCCGCGCGACCGGCCCTATCCGCGGCTCGATCCCGCGCGGCCCGGCAAGGCGCTGGCGGGCGATCAGGCCGAGGCCGCGCAGACGCTTTGCGCGGGGCTTGCCTCGGGGGCCTATGGCACCACGCTTCTGAAGGGGGTGACCGGCTCGGGCAAGACCGAGGTCTATCTCGAGGCCGTTGCCGAATGCCTGCGGCAGGGCCGCCAGGCGCTGGTGCTCTTGCCCGAGATCGCGCTGACCGCCGAGTTCCTGACCCGGGTCGAGGCCCGTTTCGGCGCGCGCCCTGCCGAATGGCATTCGGGCGTGACCTCGGTCGAGCGGCGCAGGCTGTGGCGGATGGCGGGCGAGGGGGGCGCGCAGCTTGTGGTGGGGGCGCGCTCGGCGCTGTTCCTGCCGTTTCAGGATCTTGGCCTGATTGTCGTCGATGAGGAACATGACAGTTCCTACAAGCAGGAAGAGGGGGTTCTCTACAATGCGCGCGACATGGCGGTGCTGCGGGCCTCGCTTTGTTCGGCACAGGTGGTTCTGGCCTCGGCCACGCCGTCGCTGGAAAGCTGGGCCAATGCCGATGCCGGGAAATATGCGCGGCTCGACCTGTCCTCGCGCTTCGGCACCGCGACCCTGCCCGAGATGCAGGCCATCGACATGCGCGCCGAAGAGACCGCGCCCGGGCGCTGGATCTCGCCCGCGCTCGAGGCGGCGGTGCGGGCGCGGCTGGGGGCTTCGCGGCAGTCGCTTCTGTTCCTGAACCGGCGGGGCTATGCGCCGCTGACGGTCTGCCGCGCCTGCGGCCACATGATCGGCTGCGAGCATTGCGATGCGCGGATGGTCGAGCACCGCTTCCAGCGGCGGCTGGTCTGCCATCAATGCGGCGAGAGCCGTTCGATCCCCGAGGCCTGCCCGTCCTGCGGCGTCGAGGGCAAGCTGGCGCCGGTCGGACCGGGGGTCGAGCGGCTGGCCGAAGAGGCGGTGGCGCTGTTTCCCGAGGCGCGGGTCGCGGTGCTGTCCTCGGACCTGTTCGGCTCGGCCCGCGCGCTCAAGGCCCAGATCGAGGCCATCGCGGGGGGCGAGGCCGATATCATCATCGGCACCCAGCTTGTCGCCAAGGGCCACAATTTTCCGCTGTTGACGCTGGTCGGCGTGATCGATGCCGATCTGGGCCTGCAGGGCTCGGACCTGCGCGCGGCCGAGCGCACCTTCCAGCTGATGCGCCAGGTCGCGGGGCGGGCCGGGCGCGGCTCCGAGCGGGGGCTGGCGCTGTTGCAGACCTATCAGCCCGAACATCCGGTGATCCGCGCGATCCTGACCGGCGACGAGGAAGGCTTCTGGCGCGCCGAGGCGGAAGAACGCCGCGCGGCCGGGGTGCCGCCCTATGGAAGGATGGCGGGGATCATCCTGTCGGCGCCCGAGGCAAGGCCTGCCTTCGATCTGGGCACCTGGCTGGCGCGCAATGACGGTGCGCTGCGGCGGGTCGGAGCGCAGGTCTTCGGCCCGGCGCCCGCGCCGGTCGCGCGGATCCGCGGCCGCCACCGGGTCCGGTTGCTGGTCAAGGCGCCGAAGGGCGTGCCGCTGCAGGCCGCCATCTCCGACTGGATCGCGCCGGTCAAGCTGCCGCCGAACCTGCGGCTCGCGGTCGATATCGACCCGCAAAGCTTCATGTGA
- a CDS encoding VPLPA-CTERM sorting domain-containing protein, giving the protein MTHAVPAALLGAALVLAAEGAAASTVYGIDFPGGDMSFADRVLRFSPGFGFGGDVAPCNDASLALGVAWAAPDRYLGECSGYVSLGEGGELVLGFADNFLVPSGDDAPDLQIFAGGDHDEHFMAWIGAGTEESGASWHQLTGPAGPVLFGGSLGFDIDSLAGVAPGMRFSLVAIYDMPRYCNRETGRMVYSVGEACGTDNQNLPYDGPWAGVDIYGLGAISTVPAPVPLPATGLMLAAALGGLAALRRRNG; this is encoded by the coding sequence ATGACCCATGCCGTTCCGGCCGCCCTGCTGGGGGCTGCCCTTGTTCTTGCCGCCGAGGGCGCGGCTGCCTCCACCGTCTACGGGATCGATTTTCCCGGCGGCGACATGTCCTTCGCCGACAGGGTCCTGCGTTTCTCGCCGGGCTTCGGCTTCGGGGGCGACGTGGCGCCCTGCAATGACGCCTCCCTCGCCCTTGGCGTGGCCTGGGCGGCGCCAGACCGCTATCTCGGCGAATGCAGCGGCTATGTCTCGCTGGGCGAGGGCGGCGAGCTGGTTCTGGGCTTTGCCGACAATTTCCTAGTGCCCTCGGGCGATGACGCACCCGATCTGCAGATCTTCGCGGGCGGCGATCATGACGAGCATTTCATGGCCTGGATCGGGGCCGGAACCGAGGAAAGCGGCGCGAGCTGGCATCAGCTGACGGGGCCGGCGGGTCCTGTCCTGTTCGGCGGCTCGCTTGGCTTCGACATCGACAGCCTGGCCGGGGTCGCGCCCGGGATGCGCTTCTCGCTGGTCGCGATCTACGACATGCCGCGCTATTGCAACCGCGAGACGGGGCGCATGGTCTACAGCGTCGGCGAGGCCTGCGGAACGGATAACCAGAATCTGCCCTATGACGGCCCCTGGGCCGGGGTCGACATCTACGGGCTGGGGGCGATCAGCACGGTTCCGGCGCCGGTGCCGCTGCCTGCGACCGGGCTGATGCTGGCCGCGGCGCTGGGCGGGCTGGCTGCGCTCCGGCGCCGCAACGGGTAA
- a CDS encoding DUF484 family protein, with protein MSSTAAIADDLRARIIDEPTVILDDPDLMRALVAANDKMMGDNIVDLRGIAMERLEARLDRLEETHRSVIAAAYENLAGTNQIHRAVLRLLEAPDFETLLSLLDDDLAATLRVDCVRLVLETDGDRAEAARAAPGDAVRIMSAGFARSYAGNGTNRPPRRVVLRRTPPHCEQVYGAGADALRSEAVLTLDLGEARQPALLALGSADAQQFTPNQGTDLMDFFAGAVERVLRRWLA; from the coding sequence ATGAGCAGCACCGCCGCGATAGCGGACGATCTTCGCGCGAGGATCATCGACGAACCCACGGTGATCCTCGACGACCCGGACCTGATGCGCGCCCTTGTCGCGGCCAATGACAAGATGATGGGCGACAATATCGTCGATCTGCGCGGCATCGCGATGGAACGGCTCGAGGCGCGGCTCGACCGGCTGGAAGAGACCCACCGTTCCGTCATTGCCGCCGCCTACGAGAATCTCGCGGGCACCAACCAGATCCACCGCGCCGTGCTGCGCCTGCTGGAAGCGCCCGATTTCGAGACCCTGCTGAGCCTTCTGGACGACGATCTGGCGGCGACCCTGCGCGTCGATTGCGTGCGGCTGGTGCTCGAGACCGACGGCGACCGGGCCGAGGCGGCACGGGCCGCGCCCGGGGACGCGGTGCGGATCATGAGCGCCGGCTTTGCGCGCAGCTATGCCGGCAACGGCACCAACCGGCCGCCGCGTCGGGTGGTGCTGCGCCGCACGCCCCCCCATTGCGAGCAGGTCTACGGCGCCGGCGCGGACGCGCTGCGCTCCGAGGCGGTGCTGACGCTCGATCTCGGCGAGGCCCGGCAGCCCGCGCTGCTGGCCTTGGGCTCGGCCGATGCACAGCAATTCACCCCCAATCAGGGCACCGACCTGATGGATTTCTTCGCCGGAGCCGTCGAAAGGGTGCTCAGGCGCTGGCTGGCATGA
- the ileS gene encoding isoleucine--tRNA ligase — translation MCAETPDYKDTLFLPETDFPMRAGLPKREPDWLERWARIGIYDRLREKEGRAPFTLHDGPPYANGHLHIGHGLNKILKDFIVRSQQMMGRDARYVPGWDCHGLPIEWKIEEQYRAKGLDKDKVDVVDFRQECRRFAEGWVDVQREEFKRLGVTGNWADPYLTMDFHAEAVIAEEFMKFLMNGTLYQGSKPVMWSPVEKTALAEAEVEYHDHQSHTIWVKFPIVSGASEALDGAQVVIWTTTPWTIPQNRAVCFGPGIGYGLYEITGTPEECWAKVGDRFILADALAESVLGSARLTPGMWTRVADVSADELGALTLAHPFRGIEGGNGEWDYDVPMLPGDHVTDDAGTGFVHTAPSHGDDDYQIGLKFRLPMTHNVLEDGSYRADLPLFAGALIIRPDGKEGDANRRVIDKLVEAGALIARGRLKHSYPHSWRSKAPLIYRNTPQWFAAIDHKLDDGMDTYGDTIRARALASIDQLVKWTPQSGRNRIHSMIESRPDWVLSRQRAWGVPLTCFVKTGTRPDDPDFLLKDPAVNARITAAFEAEGADAWYAPGAKERFLGKDYNAEDYTQVFDVLDVWFDSGSTHAFVLRDRADGSEDGIADLYLEGTDQHRGWFHSSMLQACGTLGRAPYRGVLTHGFTLDEKGNKMSKSLGNTIVPEEVVKQYGADILRLWVAQTDYTNDQRIGPEILKGVADSYRRLRNTMRFMLGNLAGFSEAEKVAPAEMPELERWVLHRLAELDVKVREGYDAYDFQGVFQALFNFCTVDLSAFYFDIRKDALYCDAADGLTRRAARTVLDILFHRLTTWLAPVLVFTMEDVWLSRFPEDAGSVHLQDIPETPADWRDEALAAKWADIRQVRRVVTAALELQRKDKVIGASLEAAPVVHVRDAEVLKALKSVDFADICITSAVQLSGDPRPQEAFRLPDVDGVGVVFEKAEGEKCGRCWKILPDVGQHAHPQTCARCSAVLG, via the coding sequence ATGTGTGCCGAGACACCCGACTACAAAGACACCCTTTTCCTGCCCGAAACCGACTTCCCGATGCGCGCCGGTCTGCCCAAGCGCGAGCCCGACTGGCTGGAGCGCTGGGCCCGGATCGGCATCTACGACCGGCTGCGCGAGAAGGAGGGCAGGGCGCCCTTCACGCTCCATGACGGCCCTCCCTATGCCAACGGGCATCTGCATATCGGCCACGGGCTGAACAAGATCCTCAAGGACTTCATCGTCCGCAGCCAGCAGATGATGGGCCGGGACGCCCGCTATGTGCCGGGCTGGGACTGCCACGGCCTGCCCATCGAGTGGAAGATCGAGGAACAGTACCGCGCCAAGGGGCTCGACAAGGACAAGGTCGATGTCGTCGATTTCCGCCAGGAATGCCGCCGCTTCGCCGAGGGCTGGGTCGATGTCCAGCGCGAGGAGTTCAAGCGCCTGGGCGTCACCGGCAACTGGGCCGATCCCTATCTGACCATGGACTTCCATGCCGAGGCGGTGATCGCCGAGGAATTCATGAAATTCCTGATGAACGGCACGCTTTACCAGGGTTCGAAGCCGGTGATGTGGTCGCCGGTCGAGAAGACCGCGCTGGCCGAGGCCGAGGTGGAATATCACGACCATCAGAGCCACACGATCTGGGTGAAGTTCCCCATCGTTTCGGGCGCCTCCGAGGCGCTGGACGGCGCGCAGGTGGTGATCTGGACCACCACGCCCTGGACCATCCCGCAGAACCGCGCGGTCTGCTTCGGTCCCGGGATCGGCTATGGTCTTTACGAGATCACCGGCACGCCCGAGGAATGCTGGGCGAAGGTTGGCGACCGTTTCATCCTTGCCGATGCGCTGGCCGAAAGCGTGCTGGGCTCGGCCCGGCTGACGCCGGGGATGTGGACGCGGGTCGCCGATGTGTCCGCCGACGAGCTGGGCGCGCTGACGCTTGCGCATCCCTTCCGCGGCATCGAGGGAGGCAATGGCGAATGGGACTATGACGTGCCCATGCTGCCCGGCGATCATGTCACCGACGATGCCGGCACGGGCTTTGTCCATACCGCCCCCAGCCATGGCGATGACGACTATCAGATCGGGCTGAAATTCCGCCTGCCCATGACCCATAACGTCCTGGAAGACGGCTCCTACCGCGCCGATCTGCCGCTTTTCGCGGGGGCGCTGATCATCCGGCCCGACGGCAAGGAGGGCGATGCCAACCGCCGTGTCATCGACAAGCTGGTCGAGGCGGGCGCGCTGATCGCGCGCGGGCGGCTCAAGCACAGCTATCCGCATAGCTGGCGGTCCAAGGCGCCGCTGATCTACCGCAACACGCCGCAATGGTTCGCCGCCATCGACCACAAGCTGGATGACGGCATGGACACCTATGGCGACACCATCCGCGCCCGCGCCCTGGCCTCGATCGACCAGCTGGTGAAATGGACGCCGCAATCGGGCCGCAACCGCATCCATTCGATGATCGAGTCGCGCCCCGACTGGGTGCTGTCGCGCCAGCGCGCCTGGGGCGTGCCGCTGACCTGCTTCGTCAAGACCGGCACCAGGCCCGACGATCCCGATTTTCTGTTGAAGGATCCGGCCGTCAATGCGCGCATCACTGCCGCCTTCGAGGCCGAAGGGGCCGATGCCTGGTACGCGCCCGGCGCCAAGGAACGCTTCCTCGGCAAGGATTACAATGCCGAGGACTATACCCAGGTCTTCGACGTGCTGGATGTGTGGTTCGACAGCGGCTCGACCCATGCCTTCGTGCTGCGCGACCGCGCGGATGGTTCGGAGGACGGCATTGCCGATCTGTATCTCGAAGGGACCGACCAGCACCGGGGCTGGTTCCATTCCTCGATGCTGCAGGCCTGCGGCACGCTGGGCCGCGCGCCCTATCGCGGCGTGCTGACCCACGGCTTCACGCTGGACGAGAAGGGCAACAAGATGTCCAAGTCGCTCGGCAACACCATCGTGCCCGAGGAGGTCGTCAAGCAATACGGCGCCGATATCCTCCGGCTCTGGGTGGCGCAGACCGACTATACCAATGACCAGCGGATCGGTCCCGAGATCCTGAAGGGCGTGGCCGACAGCTATCGGCGGCTGCGCAATACCATGCGCTTCATGCTGGGCAACCTGGCGGGCTTCTCCGAGGCCGAGAAGGTGGCGCCGGCCGAGATGCCGGAACTGGAACGCTGGGTGCTGCACCGGCTGGCCGAGCTCGATGTGAAGGTGCGCGAGGGCTATGACGCCTACGACTTCCAGGGCGTGTTCCAGGCGCTGTTCAACTTCTGCACCGTCGATCTGTCGGCCTTCTATTTCGACATCCGCAAGGACGCGCTTTACTGCGATGCGGCCGACGGGCTTACCCGTCGTGCGGCGCGCACGGTGCTTGACATCCTGTTCCACCGGCTGACCACCTGGCTTGCGCCGGTCCTCGTCTTCACGATGGAGGATGTGTGGCTTTCGCGCTTCCCCGAGGATGCGGGCTCGGTGCATCTGCAGGATATTCCTGAAACGCCCGCCGACTGGCGCGACGAGGCGCTGGCCGCGAAATGGGCCGATATCCGCCAGGTGCGCCGCGTCGTGACCGCCGCGCTCGAGCTTCAGCGCAAGGACAAGGTCATCGGGGCCAGCCTCGAAGCCGCGCCGGTGGTTCATGTGCGCGATGCCGAGGTGCTGAAGGCGCTGAAATCGGTCGATTTCGCCGATATCTGTATCACCTCGGCGGTGCAGCTCAGCGGCGATCCGCGCCCGCAGGAGGCCTTCCGCCTGCCCGATGTCGATGGCGTCGGCGTGGTCTTCGAGAAGGCCGAGGGCGAGAAATGCGGCCGCTGCTGGAAGATCCTGCCTGATGTGGGGCAGCACGCGCATCCGCAGACCTGCGCCCGGTGCAGCGCGGTTCTGGGCTAG
- a CDS encoding YcjF family protein, with translation MTRRPVVFDLEDEERSFARPARNSAPRPDPFSDPQEDEPPRGPADAPPVPDDEDEMAPEGRAMKTVALLASRRSSRLARFFWTSFVTLLGFVISVAAWNFVIGLFQRNEILGAVALGLVGLVVLAVLLISLREMAAFARLRRLDTLHREAEAAIGANDVKAARALVDRLTTFYRAREDTRWGRARLAEKRDELFDADGLMGLAERELLAPLDAVATREIEAAARQVAAITAIVPLALADLLTALTANLRMIRRIAEIYGGRGGVLGSIRLARAVMTHLVATGAVAVGDDMIGSIAGGGMLAKVSRRFGEGVVNGALTARVGVAAMEVCRPLPFREARRPSVSALVKRALTGVFSRADG, from the coding sequence ATGACCCGCCGTCCCGTTGTGTTCGACCTCGAGGACGAGGAAAGGTCCTTTGCGCGGCCTGCCCGAAATTCCGCCCCCCGGCCCGATCCGTTTTCCGATCCGCAGGAGGACGAGCCGCCGCGCGGTCCGGCCGACGCGCCGCCGGTGCCCGATGACGAGGACGAGATGGCGCCCGAGGGCCGGGCGATGAAGACCGTGGCGCTGCTGGCGTCGCGGCGTTCGTCGCGGCTCGCCCGGTTCTTCTGGACCTCCTTCGTGACGCTTCTTGGCTTCGTGATCTCGGTCGCGGCCTGGAATTTCGTGATCGGGCTCTTCCAGCGCAACGAGATCCTCGGCGCCGTGGCCTTGGGGCTGGTGGGGCTGGTCGTGCTGGCGGTGCTGTTGATTTCGCTGCGCGAGATGGCGGCCTTTGCCCGGCTCCGGCGGCTCGACACGCTGCATCGCGAGGCCGAGGCCGCGATCGGGGCCAATGACGTCAAGGCGGCGCGGGCGCTGGTCGACCGGCTGACGACGTTCTACCGGGCGCGCGAGGATACCCGCTGGGGCCGGGCCCGGCTGGCCGAGAAGCGCGACGAGCTGTTCGATGCCGACGGGCTGATGGGGCTGGCCGAGCGCGAGCTTCTGGCGCCGCTCGATGCCGTTGCCACGCGCGAGATCGAGGCGGCGGCGCGGCAGGTGGCGGCGATCACCGCCATCGTCCCGCTGGCGCTGGCCGATCTGCTGACCGCGCTGACCGCGAATCTGAGGATGATCCGCCGCATCGCCGAGATCTATGGCGGGCGCGGCGGGGTGCTGGGCTCGATCCGGCTGGCGCGGGCGGTGATGACCCATCTCGTCGCCACCGGCGCGGTCGCGGTGGGTGATGACATGATCGGTTCGATCGCGGGCGGGGGCATGCTGGCCAAGGTGTCGCGCCGCTTCGGCGAGGGCGTGGTGAATGGCGCGCTGACCGCCCGGGTCGGCGTCGCCGCGATGGAGGTCTGCCGCCCGCTGCCGTTCCGCGAGGCACGCCGGCCCTCGGTCAGCGCGCTGGTCAAGCGGGCGCTGACCGGCGTCTTCTCTCGCGCCGACGGCTGA